GATCCTTTTGTGCTGTAGATTCTTTAATTATGTGATTTTCTGGAGAGTCCTCAGTCTTGGCTTGTCCCCTCTCTCGGGCAAATTCAATCACCAGGACTTTTCCCTGCAGCCTGTAGCCATTCACTGTATCCAACGCTGCTTGTGCGGTCTCtttatctgtaaaataaaatgagtcGTGTTCCCATCTAATAGTACAGCGAGTGTATGAGAAACACAATCTGTTTCCATGGATAGTGATGCGATGCCTTGTATGCATGTTCCTACCTGAGAAGGTAATGAAAGCTTGGCCCTTCAGTCTGCCGGTCAGGATGCGGTACACGATTGGATTTGTGTCGTCCTTCTGAAAGCGGGAGAAAAGAGCTACGAGCTGGGACAAAGAGGCCCGTGGACTCATGTTCTTCACACACAACACCTACATGGAAAACAAACATGTCTTTAAACatagaaatgtctttattttcttaaaaccGTCTGGCTTCGCGAatcctcctcttcttttctcttctcttcgctTCTCTACCGACTTCAccggctttaaaaaaaaaaaaacacagaaagctTCTGCATGTCAAAAAAACCTGTAAGAcctcaaataaatattttatttattctatttcgAAGGAGGTTTAACCTCCGGGTTCCAGGAGACGAACTAAAAAAATGCAATCCGCAGAAAGGTGCATTTTAGTTAAATGGGAAAAGGctgagtttgttttatttacatcgCTCTGTATATCTGTAAATACTGCAATCCAACAATAATCTGTTTAGTTTCTTTTACAGAAAACCTACGTTCGACGGCTCTCCGCGCCGATAGTTCTGAAAGCGTGAGATTCTCCTTATTCCGTCCTCCGTCTCCCGATTGTTCCTGATCTCCTCGTCTGAAATCTCTTCTACTGTCCCGCTGACGGTCACCGGACCGCAGCACGAGGTCACGCGTCCAATGGGCTGGTTTACTGTCGGTTTCTGTGGAACAGATGCTGATTCTTGATTCTTAGAAGGAGTTATTCCTGCTGATTGGCTGTTGAGAGCGTGCGACCGATCCGAGTCCGGGTCCGGGTCTGTTTCTGGGTCCAGACGTGGTGTTCGGTCGCGATCAGGATCTGTCTGATGAAAGTATGTGACGCTCTCTGAGTGTTCCTGTTGATCGTTCAGGATGTCTCTGTATAAAGAATCCATTGGGTTTGAAAATGTCGCCCCCTGTTGGCCATCGTCCGAAGCTCCCTCTGTGAGAAAACGGCGAAAGATGAGCAAAGTTAATCATCCTGATCGTTTCCTCCTAAATCTGCAGAAATCAGAAATCCTGAATGCATAGAACCGAGTGAAGTCAAAGCATAGCACAGGGATtcgttattatatttattatgtgtttattatagctAGTAGCCTGTCTGACTGACGACATGTTACACATTAGAAATCTTTTGAATAAAGGAGATCTATCCCTCTCTAGACGAACGCCTTCTTTCTGTTTACCACCTTGATGGTAGAGGGCAGTCAGGAAGTTGGAGCGGTCAGTGCCGTGGAACAGAGCCTTCTcgatctccatctctctccgtGTGAGAGCTCGACTGCCCGAGAAGCGCTGAGGACGGGACAGTAACTCTGCCCTCGCCGCCATCTTGTCCCAGATGACCTGCATTCGCTCGTCCCGTGCTTCAGGAGCTACGATCACGCCacgattctttaaaaaaaataaaaatcatcggTTCCTTATTACGCTTTCCTGCATAACTATTTCACACACAATATAGAATGAATCTTGTTGGAGTTGCTCCGTTTGTCGTATCTGACACGACCTTTATCACATCTACATCCTGACTGACATCCGATTGTTAACCCCGGTGTCGCTCGTCTCTGATCCTCGGGTAAAGGAGTCTAACTAACTTGACGagcattaattattttattatcttcaTATGAAGTTATGCATCAATTTTAATGAGGAAAAAATCGTTCATGTTGCCAAACTGCTGTGGAATAAGAAGAACACAAACACCTGGAAGGTAAACAACACCCACATTGTGTCTCTAACGCACGACAACACGGCATGATACTGAGTGTGAGTTGGATGAAGATCAGACACGTTTTGGTGAGAAATTCTTGGTGAGAATAATTAACATGCAATTTACCTTAAACTTAGCAACGGTCATAAACTGTTCATTCAATTTACTTTGAGTTTATAGGATTTTTATGGAAGGACGTTATCACTGTTCAACCTCCTTCTGTTatcaccatccatccatccatccatccatctatctatctatctatctatctatctatctatctatctatctatctatccatctatctatctatctatccatctatctatccatctatctatccatccatccatccatccatctatctatccatgtatccatccatccatccatctatccatgtatccatccatccatctatctatccatccatccatccatctctccatctatctatcattccatgtatctatctatctatctatctatctatctatctatctatctatctatctatctatctatccatccatccatccatctctccatctatctatctatctatctatctatctatctatctatctatccatccatccatctatcattccatgtatctatctatctatctatctatctatctatctatctatctatctatctatctatctatccatccatccatctatcattccatgtatccatccatccatccatctatccatccatccatccatccatccatccatccatctctccatctatctatctatctatctatctatctatctatctatctatctatccatccatccatctatcattccatgtatctatctatctatctatctatctatctatctatctatctatccatccatcccagggttcccactctttttcagagatcattttccaggacttttccaggacatttcaaatttagcaaaaaaagacaaggctcacagattcacggcctaaagtaatatgttcttctctccagaagtcttaaaaacaacgtacactttatggctattacttaactatacttttaaagacgatttgtcatgtgaatgaaatttcaacaattataaaatataaagaccgcacatattaataccctttcctttctcaggccaatgcagtcaagcatgctttagtttgctgtgcattccccttgcacatgatattcagattaacaaggttagtataacctgcttacccgtcaccatttgctgaaaacattcgagcacttaaaccattcctagcgccTGAAACCGCAACACAGCGAGagtaaacagcataacaaaaaacccgtcaaaactcagcgtccctgaacagatcgctttctgttactaacgttaattgtttcgaccagttgtaaactgttctttaaaatgatcaagaacatttaaaaataataattttccaggacaacaagattttttccaggacaatttatgttttctctcattttccatgtgttttccaggactggaacattggtctttaattttccaggatttccaggttttccaggacgcgtgggaaccctgccatccatccatctacccatccatgtatccatccatccatctatctacccatccatgtatccatccatccatccatccatctatctatctatctatctatctatctatctatctatctatctatctatctatctatctatctatcattctatctatctatctatctatctatctatctatctatctacccatccatgtatccatccatccatccatccatctatctatctgtccatccatctctccatccatccatccatccatccattacatttacatttggtgATGGTGAGGACGATAATGAGGAAGACtcgtcctcatctgggtgacgaTGTATAGAGCAATTCTAAATAATAACTTCTTCCTTCATTAAGTGTGTATTTTATGATGAAAAAAGCAAATTGTGTAAGAGGAAATTCACCTTGCTGTTATTCTTCTACTCAGACCTCTTCTAAAAATGCTGAAGTGTGTAGGAATTTTCCAGAAAGTTCCTAGCGTTCACATTGTTTGACTCTCGTCTCAGACACTGACCTTCCCGCTGCTGGTCTTGTCCTGCGCGTCTCTGTTCCTCCACAGCTGGATCTCGGCGTCGGTGAGGCCCAGCTCTCTCAGGCTGGCGAGTTCCTGCTCTCCATCCTGCAGCGCCTGGAACTGGGCCAGACTGCGCACTCCTGCCGCCTGCTCCCCGAAAGGCTTGTACAGTGCAGCCGGGGCAAAACATTTCTTCTTAGCTACACAGCTGTCAGGACGAGAGAAGGATTAGTTGTTGGTTGTGCTTTTTCCTTTTGTGAGTCATTGAGAAGAGTCagcactttttattattttcatctattttaagtgcaaaagagaacaaaagagaaCCATAAACACTTCTATTTCTAGACGGAATAAAAAACTCCAccctgaaacattaaaaaaatgcctgTTGTAATATCTGTGACGTGTTTAGTGGTCGTGGTGCTAATGTGTCGGGTTTTTTGAGAATCCTTTGAGAAGTCAACGATCTCAACGGCTAACGGTCACAATTAAAGCGCAAGAGAGCTTCATTTACCGCTGTTTTCCTTTGGAGAAAATGCACTGGATTCGAAAAGTATCGGACTCTGAATCCCAGAATGCAGTGCAGCTACACGACATGGTTACGGCTGATATTCTAGCTAGTTAGCGATCTTTGAGATGACGAGCGACGGCTGGAAGGATTAAAGCAGGTAGAAATGAAGTGAGGGATAATTCCTCTGTCGATTATCAGAGAGCCGTCGAAATCAAAGAAGGCAATCGAAGAAGAATTAAGACTTTTATTACGAAGTACACTGGAGCTCGTGTGTTAACTCTAGTCTGTACGTCTTGCTCCTGCGCAGATCGTTATTAAACCCTCCATGAGGTGGGCTAGGTGTGTTGAGAGGACGGAGGACAGATCGAGTCGGGAGTTGTGGAGCCGTGCTGCTTACCGGTCGATGTCGACGTCCGTGTCGAGCTGCTGGAGCAACAGGTTGTGCAGCTGCCTCTGACCCTCGGTCTCCTGCTCCTCAGGAAGTGGGCCGTCGTCACACACCCGGCGAGCGACCCTGCGAGATTATGACTCAATGACTATAAAATTCTCAGAGCTTttcaaagtgaaaaataaaaataaaatataatatacatgcATGGATACATGCTTGGTTTAGAAGTGTTTTATCTTTAAAAGCTGTACTATATAAACAGACATCCTCTTCTGCACATGTACACATAACGTATAATGCATAAGGTCTTTgcactactgtatatttcaTCCGTAATCTGTTCTTTACATATattgtactatatatatattggatTCACGGGGAACAAAACCTCCCCAAATAATTAGTCTGTCACGGAGAAACGAGTAATTACTGGAACACACCCACCTTATTCATAGTTATAGTGGTGTGGACGCACCCGCTGAATGACAGCTAGAACACTGTGTACGTGTATGACCAAGGAGTCATGCACACACCAGGATGTACAAATGCTTAAAACTTTATAATGACTTAGTTGTGAATAACTAATAACACGTGAACACCAGTTACATAAGAGCAAAGTTTCCACTAGCAGGACTATTCTGCATGTTTAACAGGATCCTTTACTTTTTGTCGTgttgtaaaaataatatttcatcaCTAATACCACAATAAACCCGAGACTTCATTTAGCTGTATTTCCTGATAGAAAAGTTGAACTGTATGCAATTATGGAGCGACTCTTTGCACCAGTGGCAATACAATACGTTTGCACGTGATAGGTGGCGAAGAGCACGTGCTGCTTCTACTTCATCTCGTATATGATGCGGATATACACCGGTTAACGttatacacaaacaacaaatttCCCTCTCAATTTGTTGTCATGCTAATCGCACGATCCGCGAGAAACGTGtattaccatgacaaccaggAGAAGAAACGTCTACTGCTGACTTCATAATTCCATGACTGATAACttaaaatcactgtatgtgtgaaagaaGATATTGTGTACTCCAAAACCTTCCCAGTACTTAGATAGCTCTCCATAGCGGATATCGATTTTTGTGGTTTAAATCAAAGCCCGACTTTAatctgcatttcgttgccttgtacttgtacatgtgtaatgacaataaagttgaatctaatctaatctaatctaatctaatctaatctaatcggCGGTTAAACGACTAAAAacccattttaatgttttataaatctgtTAACAATACAAAAGCCCTTACTCTGATTTCACTATTTGAGGAATAAAAGttcacttaaataaataattctctttGTTGCTATTTTTTCCTcgatttttatttctgattgttGATTATTGTTGATCAACCAAAGTTGTTCAATTTTTATATAGTCAAATAAGATTGTATGCctattttgtttgtattgcaTTTGatacagttaataataataaaataataattaaaaatcactgtatgtgtcaAAGTAGCTTCACGTGTAACTTCACATCTGGTCAATTTACTTTCGATTTATTGTGGTACTTTTTTGTTCGTATAGAATAGTAATTATTTAAAgttggggtgcacgatgtttgaaagccaatgttgacatttgaaatcaccaaaacaaacacgcccctaacccaaatggatgtcacccctgttttgatagctccacccacacatacatacgtaacccaggcaactatcaTGGTGGAATCTGCTGGGgtagctggccgaggggataatttttatcaataaatgaactcaatgagtaatactatggtaatacaaatgtgtttttgtagtactgtgtgttgtactgtgaaaggtttagctccgtttcacgccgaagacgttcagttctctccagcggtggaaagctgatcctatattaacacggtcctacttcttaccttatcgtaagccttttttcgcttttcgtttttatccaccatgtcaatgtttcaatcgcttcctgctaatgtcacacatgcgcactgaacactctctccgccgcatattgacaagacacgcccctttctgctcattggctacacgtttgtattgttattcggcccgactcagttttctgacgcgtttctcaaacaacgtgcacctcacctttaaggaCATATTAGTATTCATGTCATGTTGTTGTGACCCAACATATGATGTTCTTAtgcaaataataacattaacatcacTCCAAATCTTTAGAATTCCTTCTGGACCTTATAATTAAAGtcactcttatttatttaatatacataaagaaataaatacatctaaATTAAACAGATGTGTCATTATTATGTTATAACGTATGACATAAGCTAACTTGGCTGACAAACGGCTAACTTGTAATGTTAGCATTAGGCTAGTTAAAGCTAACGATGAACACCTTAAATACCGCTTTAAAAACAACtggaaaaactgaaaaagaacTAAAATGCGTTATAagtttaatatgtatatatatatttaaaaaaaattaatcagtgATTCAGATATGAATCACTATTTACACATTCGCTACTCACCGCTTCATATTTTCTTCATAAACCCCACTTCCTGTTTACAACGGAAGTGTTATTGTTGAAGCAAAGCATTCTGGGATATGTAGTTAAAACTGTTTTAGAAGGCTGTGGATGAAAAATGTCACAGAGCATTCAGAAAGTGACAGCAGAACAGAACTGATTCTCTAGTTATAAAATTACAACAAACTAAATGCCCTGGTtgcttaaaatgtattaaattgttgtttttcccCCTTATTTCATTAGCAAAACCTTTGCactcaagagtcaagtcaagagtcaagaagcttttattgtcatttcaaccatatactgcatagctgttgcagtacacagtgaaatgagacaacgtttctccaggatcagggtgttacatagaagaaagacagagctataaggacttagtaagttagtcctagccacataaagtgcaactgtgcatcctggtgcaaacactgcaggacaatacagacaagacagggcaggacaatacagacaagacagtgcaggacaatacaaacaagacagtgcagacaaaaggttacaagacaatataaagatttgtatgtcagtgaagggaaattgtgaTGCCATCGAATACAAAGACATTATACAATTCTGTGCTTTCTGACTTTGTTAAAACAGCACATTTGGGTGTGACGTGTGagggtcaggggtgcacatacttttattCATATTCACAGCACAGGCTATTCGGAAGCACGCAAATGCCACGCTGTTCAATTCTCGTATCTGATCGGTTAGAACGTGTTGATCTTTTGACAGTAGTGCTGGCTTCAAGGATTGGACTCATGGAATGCACTCGTCATaatatgttatcgtttctatagcaacaactccATCATCCAAATTTTGGTAGGCTCCGCATAATCGAAGGCCAAAAATAAAgagatacaatataaaatacttATTTCTTGGTAACACTGTGTAGTCTTTAGCAAAgacaagaaaaagagagggtGATAAGAGGGAACGACTTGTTAACTTGTCTCACATTTCACAACACTAAAGGTGCAATAGTCgatttttttccattaataataataataataataataataataataataataataataatctggagAAATGTGTAGAGCaggattaaaacaaacaaacaaacaatggtTTAAGGCGTGAGCTCAGGACAAAAGTATCACGTGGGAGAGAAAACCGGTTTGGAAACGCATGCTTGCGTTTGTTTCCCTACTGTCAGTCATTTCAGAGACACGCCCTCACATCGCTTGACCCCGCCCACTCAAAACGAGGGCTTATTATGGAGATAAAAGGCCTGCAACTGCGCATGACACCATTCtcataataaaacattattaatgcTTATAGTGCgatattgtgtttttgtacgTGATGTCATGGCATTTATAAATAACTTCGGTCACAGTAACTCTAATTAAACCAACGATTTGATCTCAAATGGTAAAACCTTAAATGACAAAATGTAAGAATTATTATTGACTCATGAATTGaaaatttaagaaaatatttattgaaatgtaGTTATAAAGcctagtgttattattattatttttagtagtagtagtatttctCCAGGGGAATAAAAATACTCATGATGGTCACTCTGCCCAGCCCCCATATCACACCTTCTCATTGTTGACTAGTTTCCTAAAACAGCACGAACCgacgtgttttattccttacttaagcGAAGAACAAGAGCATCCGGTGTGCGATGACGTGATTAGGTGAAAGGACAAGGGTGTGTTTGGTGAAGCTGCTGGATTAAAgggtcggggtgtgtgtgtgtgagtgtgagagagagagagagagagagagagagagagagagagagagagagagagagagagtgtgtgagagcgagatacagagtgtgtgtgtgtgtgtgtgtgtgagagagagagagagagagtgtgagtgtgtgtgtgtgtgtgtgtgtgtgagtatgtgtgtgtaggtgtgtgtgtgtgtgtgtgtgagtgtgtgtgagagagagagagagagagagtgagtgtgtgagtgtgagtgtgtcggGCGGAGGGGTGGAGACGCAGGGTGGGGTCACACAGAGGCGgaggagagaagcagagagagagactctgagcCCAACCCCGAACACGGCAACAAACCCAGCTGCCGAAACGACGCCGCGCACAAAAGCAAAgcggatttttttttatttttttccctccctctctctctttctttctctctatctatctcacatacacaaactagGGCCGACATGATCGAGGAGACTCTCTGAGACCAAACCCGACCGtcgtttcttcttttttttttatttaaaaaaaaaaattacccccttttcttttcctcctccgAAAGCTGgagcataaaaaaacaacttgttATTCaaatccaccaccaccaccaccacctccccGCCCGCTGCACTCCACCCCTCCGTACCGCTGCACCCCATCTTAGCTACCGAGATGCACACGGAGGCTCGCAATAAGAAAGTAAGTCGCTTCTTTATCTCCTTTTTACTTCACTACACCTCGGCCAGTCTCACTTTAATACACTTTCTCTGCTCTAAACGAGCGACCGAGGCTGGAGATGAtcacattatcatc
This genomic interval from Tachysurus vachellii isolate PV-2020 chromosome 17, HZAU_Pvac_v1, whole genome shotgun sequence contains the following:
- the rbm41 gene encoding RNA-binding protein 41; this translates as MKRVARRVCDDGPLPEEQETEGQRQLHNLLLQQLDTDVDIDRCVAKKKCFAPAALYKPFGEQAAGVRSLAQFQALQDGEQELASLRELGLTDAEIQLWRNRDAQDKTSSGKNRGVIVAPEARDERMQVIWDKMAARAELLSRPQRFSGSRALTRREMEIEKALFHGTDRSNFLTALYHQEGASDDGQQGATFSNPMDSLYRDILNDQQEHSESVTYFHQTDPDRDRTPRLDPETDPDPDSDRSHALNSQSAGITPSKNQESASVPQKPTVNQPIGRVTSCCGPVTVSGTVEEISDEEIRNNRETEDGIRRISRFQNYRRGEPSNVLCVKNMSPRASLSQLVALFSRFQKDDTNPIVYRILTGRLKGQAFITFSDKETAQAALDTVNGYRLQGKVLVIEFARERGQAKTEDSPENHIIKESTAQKDLSTSGHAVTRR